TCAGCACCGCAATCGATTCCTTGACCTCCGGAGACTCCTCCGTCAGTTCCTCGGTGGAAAGCAGGGACACATAAATATCGGCGTAGCCAAGGTCACGACTGACCTTGACCGCGTTTACCGTGACCATGCCCACCCGCGGGTCTTTGACCTCCCGCTGGATGAGCTGGGCCAGTTCCCGTTGCATCTGATCGCCGATGCGATCAATACGACTGAACTCTCTTGGCATCAGGTTTCCTTCAAAATCGGGCGCATCAGGCGCCGGTGGACTCAAGCTTGCGCTCGACCCGGACGCGATCGAAGACCTCGATCTGGTCGCCGACTTTTACGTCGTAACCCTTAACGCCAATACCGCATTCCATGCCGTTACGGACTTCAGGCACGTCGTCCTTGAAGCGGCGCAGGGATTCCAGCTCGCCTTCAAAGATAACCACGTTGTCCCGCAGAACCCGGATCGGCTTGTTACGGTAAACGG
This genomic stretch from Marinobacter salsuginis harbors:
- the rbfA gene encoding 30S ribosome-binding factor RbfA, whose translation is MPREFSRIDRIGDQMQRELAQLIQREVKDPRVGMVTVNAVKVSRDLGYADIYVSLLSTEELTEESPEVKESIAVLNKASGFLRGQVGRAMKLRVVPQLRFHFDTLQGYSRKMDSLIREAVGDKPAVQRNEEDDQDDPERNA